The genomic window ttattaTTTACAGATACATTCAAGAAAACTATTCGAAAATTCGCAATGTGGAACGTGAACTTGCGAATCTCACACTTGAGATGAAACTTACAGCTGGGCCAAAAAAATCAGGTTTCTGAATATTATTGTTGCTCCTTCCATTCTAAGTTTAAAAAGACTGTTCTTCCCTGGTTGTTATAGTGAAATGACTTTGCTTTTCTTTTATACGTGGTGCATACTTTAAGCACTTGAACATTTGagaaagaaaatagaacaaTCAACAGAGAAAATTCGTGCAGCCAAGCTAAAAGAAGAACAGGCCCGAAaggtatttattttaatattctcCATTTTCTCCTTCTATTTTCATAATGTGAACATTTTAGTCGTATTGGTGCTATATCCTGCACTATGCCAGCAACACTACCTTCTTACTGTGTGACTTCAGATCTTTTCACTATCAGTTCAACATAGTTGCTGGAATAGATAAGATAATCAGGAAAATATATGTTAATGAACCCTTGTGGTGACTGTTAGATGCTCAAGTGAATTGCTCAAAGCGTTGATTTATTTTCGCATTGCTATAGATAGTATGCATTTTGTCTGGTATGTTGTCCACATTTAACATTCATATTCACCGAGTAAAGTTAAACAGTGCATTAAGATACATTCATACTCAGTAATGATCACATCAATTGGAGATAGCATTTTAGGCACATTAGTGATCAGTCTAAATAGCTAAGTGgaagttttattttatgtaatttatatataaatagtttCCCTCTTCCcgtttttctttatttgttgaATGGggtttattcaataaaataagATCTCCGAATCATTATTTGTgtgattaaaaaatgaattgattGGCTATACCTTTACTTTTTTGTTTGCTTTTTTCAAAGTCTTGTGTTCTCATTATGAAGGTGAACACAAGATATCGATGTGGTTGCAGTATAACTAAATACTATCCAGAACATTATTTAAATGGATGAGCGTGGAAGATTTGATCCACTAAAATATAAATGTGTATTAACAAGTACCTTTTCAAATATAATTCATATCTTGAATGTTTGGGCGGCAGGCATGGGAATCTGCAGCAAAAGTAGTGAAGGAAGAGGAAGAAATAAAGCAGAAGCTATGTGAAGATTTGAGCAATTTGGTAAATTGATTGTTTAATCAAGATATAATGTACTACTATTAAGCTTGTTGTTTGATACTATCAATCTTAAATAGGTCCAAGAGAGCAGTCAGTCTCAATTTGATCGGCTGGCAGAATTAAAAAGACGACTGGAAGCTTTGAATCCAAGTCACGCAACAACTAATGTTTCTCATGTATGTTTTTCTCACTGCATTAAGCATTATTATGCTAGCCAACCTTACTGGGCACTGGGAACTTGTCATAGGAGCATTATTATAACTTCTAACTAAATGTCCTGAGCTTCATCTATAAGGCATGCAGCTAGAGCTATGAAACTGATGAtattcaatttaaatatttggaGTTTCAATCTGGGTTTAGGGTTGTGATCCGGGGAAAATAGGTTGTTGGAAATGTGAACCCCTATGCATGTATGTTTTTGTTTCACAGTTTCATCATATAAGTTAATTATACTTTTAGAGAATCATGTTCAATTTGCTTAGGTCCATCAGATCTATGTTGCTTGTCCCGTTACACCTATACATGTTTAATACTATGCATATTTCGTATTAGACCGGTAAATGTTAAAATCAtgtggttgaattgtgttagGATGGGAGATCAGAAAGTTCTTCTCAGGATAGTAAAACGCAAGATAGTTCCTCTATTCCCAACACCAGGGAATCAAGTGGTGGATCAACCGCGGGTGTTACCAATCAAAGTAATGGTCAGAAAGTTGCAGTGACAGATAGACCTAATCAGCAACTACCTAATGAAGGTGATggaaaaagtaaaaagaaagtCAACTTCCAATTAAAAGGAAAGGGAATTGGTGCTGTGTCCAAGGGTAGATCTAATGCTCCTGGCTGGACTGGTGCTGGCTTTGACGCTTGAATTGGGTAGATGGCAAAATCTGAAAACAATATTAGAAGATACAACTGTGCTACATATATTTTGGGTGAGAAGTCAATACTTTCTGTACAAGGTATATCCTTATGTCCTCCATTCGTGCTACTTGCTTACTTCGAAATGTTGTCTTCCGTCAATTAGTTGATTGTATTATTTTTCTGTGACAGTCGGTTGACAGCGATTGACCTTCTGACTTAGGTTTGATACCACTACTTTGTGATATCCTCTACTCCAACTTTCAAGCAAGAAATATCAATATGTTGAGTTGGATTCTCCTTTTGATTATGCAAGCTGTCCACATGTGTtttcattttattgttttgaatCGATAAGTATTCTGTTATCTCCTTTTGTTTGATGAATCAACTGATGCTGCTTCACAGACAATGAAGTCAAATCAATTTTGTGCTTGGATAGGAGAATTGAAACTGAAAAATAATTGTGTGCCTGTGTTGTGCTTCTTACACCATAAACTCATACAAATTTCAAAGCTGGAAAAACAGAGTAAACTAAATCAGTGCAGAATGACTGTGATTGGCTAATAGGTCAGTGCAACAATTAGCTTTTTGAAACACATGACAACAAAAGTTCTTTAAGTAAGGTGAAGAAAAGAAATAACCTATTGAAAAACGGAAACTAGATAGCACCATGTTGGCAAATGGCAACTACCAGAGTCCAACTCAAAGATAACCCTTTGGTCTCCTTAATTTTCTTCAACCAAATGCTATCTTAGGCAAAAAGAATCCTATAATCGACTATGATTTCAAATGTGTGAAACAGAAATGAAACctcaatattattataattatgttaaaaattTGAATCACATAGCACATTTAAATTGTATTTATTATTAAGAACTAGTAAATATTCTAGAGTAAATTATAAGATGATAAATAAACAACTAGTTAAATCTTGAAGTTCATCAAGCAAGCTCTTCCATCGTTATGCTTCTTTAGTATACACAGAAAGAAACCATTTTAAAAGCTCTTAAACAAATTTgggtaaaaaattaaatgtgttATTTTGAAAGCAGTAACTATTATGATTGTTCCTAAGTTTTTTTAAATGTGTTCCTAAGTTTAAACCTTCATGTAACAAATTCAAATCATTCTCATATATGCATATGCATATATATGGAAAAGAGTGGTCATTCTCACAAGTAAAAATGATATTGAAAGGAATATCAATGTCGCTAGAAGCATTTGTCATGAAGCTAAAATTGTAGGTAACTAAATTTTCAAGGTTAGCTAGTAGTTAGCATCATTGTATGATTGGGATGGAATCTATCtagaagaagaataagaaaacGACAACCGTACTCAAAATAGCTATGCAACACTATCAAGTACTACTAAGTAGTGGTGGGACAAACCTTTTATATCATCAAATCAAAAAAATTGCATTACATTTTTCATTCGCAGAAGAAATAACTTACTGCTTTATTGTAATTAAGATTGTCAGGTAGCAAGTACTGTATTAAATCAAGTGAATTAGAAACAGACTGCACCTGCAACCATAATACCCTTACTTTATAATAGCAGAGAGTCCTTATTTAGAAAGAGTTATTTTATGGTACATTTTTACAGAATGACCGGTTAGAAATTAGGAAAAGTTGCTTGATAGAGTACCACTATTTGTACTAACTAAATCACTTGTTTGGTAGCACAATACTTGATGAATTAATGTTGCATTTAAGAGATTCTCCTGTTGTAATTtacaaaacaaatataaattttgtacacatgttattaattaatatgatAAAGAGAATCACTAATGCACTATTTTTGAATCACTAGGGTGGATTTCTTGTAAATTTAGTTGAATAGTACATATGACTTAAATGTGTGTTTGAACAGGGTAATTATAAGTTCTAGAGAAATTAGAATTCTATCTAGGTAATTCAAATACTTCAATTGAATTTCCTTTCAAGTTTGTATAGACTAATAAAATTCTTCATTCTTAATAAACATATTCTATTGATCACATCAGAGAGGGAGTACTCTAAGTGGCAGTTAACTTGCCAATTTTACACTTGATTCTAGATATTTCGAATTATTTTCATGTGTTGTGTAGTGCGTATCAAGTTGAAATTGCCACATTGCATAAAAAAGTGAAGGTAAAAATAGAGAGAACTCataaacttaatattttatagTTTTAGGTAAAAATGTAACGTTCTTAAAATTGAGAGTTTGATCTAACTTAATCATATTAAATTGATGTTTAGGTCTTCTTACATCCGATATAAAACTCTTCACAAACTCAATTGTAGGGTTGTTCTTGACTTGATGATCGCTCGGGACCCAATATCATGTACTTGAGAGATGAAGCAACATGGGTGATGAAACTTCAATAATGAAATTGGCAGTTATCATTTATcttgagtaaaaaaaaggtGACCAACATTGTGCAGAACATTATTTAAGATTGAATGATTTAAGCTGCATTATAAGGGTCACATTTCCTCCTATTCAACCGTAGTTGAATATAAACCTGTCTTTTGCACCATTGTATGTTACATTATTCAACAGAACTTGAATAGTTTGTCATACAACTGTTACACTTTATCTTTCAAAATACTTGAAAATATTCTTCCCCACCCCGGGAAAAAAATATCACTTTATATTTtgcatatatattaaataaatacatTTTCCCTTAAACGAAAAAGATTGACACATTGCACTTTATTATGTTAAAGAAAGTGAAAATGTATGTCAGCTTTCCCTATGTGAGAGCCTTTTCTCCTAATCAATAACACAATAATTGAATACTACTACACATAAACATCAATCTCAGCAAATTTCAgtgaaaataattgaaagtaaTTCAGTGCCAAAGCATTGAAGGACACGCAGAAACAAACAGATCTATAACCGAACCAACCATGTGTTACTCTCTAAACAGCAATACATTAAATTCGACACACCCCATCTCTCTCTAGTTACAATCTTTTTACATGTTTCAACCACTTACTGTATGAAATTTCAGACATACTTAAGTCTCCAATTTCTTAACTATTTATTCAATGTATTTTGCTGTTTGAATTTCCCGCTAATGTTGTTTGTGGTATAGTAACTGTGTAAACTGCCACATCATGCATGTTACAAGCAGAGAGTTTGATACATTATTTATTCATAGGAGTATTAAAAGTACAATGTAGTATTCGTAGTTGTCTGCAATAATTAATCCTCAGCTAAATTTGTCATTTACTCCAAGTTTAGGACCAAGCTAGCTAGTTTAACTTTAAACTTTAGGAGTACTTCTAAACGAAAATGAAATTACTCTCAAAGTTTATGTTTGTGAGTAATAATTGTAacatttttagatttttaatggcaatatatatttttttagatttactCTAAACGAAAATGGAATTCCGCCGAAAAATAACTCATATTcataatttgagatatttaccCATCAAGTAATAAGAACAAGCCATATACAtatgtgaaataaaagttggtTACAAGTTAGTTATGAGTACTatatacaaatttatttatgtggTTTCTTCTCATTGGTTGATAGATAAATATCCCAAAATTATGAAGGGTAAAGtaagcttaaaaaaaatatttcgcaacgaaaagtaaaaaagaaaaaggaagtaGGGTTTCATTTTCAACACTTCCTTTTGTTTTAAACTACTTTTGTTCCAACAAAAGGAAAAGCCGctttcaaaaaaaacaaaaacaaaaaaggaaaaaggaaaaGCCATTGAAGTTCACGTTTTCATGCAAAAATTACcttctttttttaatgaattcatgcaaaatgacatattttttttatgaaatcatGCAAAGAGTAGATCTCAAATTTTCATGCAAAAATCAGATGGAATATGATTCTTTCTAAGcataaaatttcactttttctcCTTTGTTCAAAAAGGgatgtatcctctttataatCTTCCCGTGTTCTCTAGTCTTGTAGGTGCAAGAAACAGAGTATCTGCATACCAAGTTTTATAATCTAACCATTATTTAATTCATTTCTTTCatatattcaaacataaaataaaaaatacgaCTTCAACTTAATGACAGATACTATTATAATAAGCTATttcaaacaaataatttaaaaaatataaaatttataaattactAAAAGCAAGAGATGATATGAATAGTTATATCTCAGTTTCTGTCACCATTCTGTATATGTAACTGATCTGCATTACTTAATATTGAACATCTGGAAACAATAAATTAACATTTACAAGGTGCAGCAGGACCATTGAATTTGGATTTGATGTCTCTAGGCTCTAGTTTATACTTATTTTATTGATACATcagaaattaaaagaaaagcAGAAAGCAAACTAGGCTCAAGATTTCTATGTATGTAACGGATCTGCATTACTTAATATTGAAGATCTGGTAACAATAAATTAACATTTATAAAGGTGCAGCAGGACCATATTGAATATGGATTTGATGCCTGTAGGCTCTAGTTTATACTGAGTGATTCATTTAAGGGAAGATCAAGATTTGTTATCGTAATTGATTCAAACATTGATAGTTAGATCTtaacaatttatttacttttaatccGTTGACATTTTAAGCTAATTAAAAAGTGTCAATCGATATCACAAGTATTTGAATACTCTTAGGGCGTTTGATccgctaaaaaataagggactgcatttgacaacttttgttgtatcatgtttgatttgaaactggttacGGGACTGAAAAAATTAGGCAGCAAGGgaaaggacaaaaacaagattttttgtcctcACAgaaccacatgacaactttttgtccacagtacaactataaaaaatacgaaaatactcattttattttcgaatataaaaatattatcgccctGTATCTTTTCGGTACAGTTTTGGTACAGTTTTATCTTGTCCTGTATTATTTTGTTCTGTCATGTCCTTTTCTATCCAGTTCTTGCAGTTTTTACGAATGAAACGCACCCTAATAGTAATTTTATAGGTTTCTACTGTTTCTAACCATTGTGGATCAAATTAGTCGTAGTCCAATGTGATTGGTGAAACAgagtttatttttataaattggaTATACTCAATCTACACGTAATTGGAaaggttaattttaatttttaagttgGAAGGATTACGATGGGTGACAAAGTTCTTTCTCATTAAACATTGTTATATTCTCAAGTTTGAATTAGAATTTAAACCTTTGATTAAGTTAAAAGATATGTCTTACcatctcatctaaaaataagaGAGTATGCTCTAAAGAAATAAAGTATATTGTAGATactttaaacaaaaatttgtgaTGGTCCAAAAAATGGTGATTTCAGCACATTGTTTTAGTAATATTCTTGCCTCGGACACTTGTTTCGGACTAGTCTAACGCCAATCCGCAAATTGGACTGAGTTATCGGAAACACACTTAGCAAAGCGGACATACAAAAGAAACACACTGAAAACATACGTTTTATCGTTTGACAGGGACGCACAGACCACCCGATCAAGCTACTCTGCCATCATAGGCGCAAAGGTAAATGTTCTAGATTCCTATACAAACCCTATAATTCTTCTCCTATATAAACCTGCTAAAAAGGTTAGGTTGGGTATGTCATATCTAACACTAGCTATACCTCTCAAGTCGGTGCCACTGACATCATCAACAACCACCAACATTCCTTACTCAACGATTCACCACCATCCTATCATCCAAATCTCAAGTCCGCAGATGATCAACACTAATCATGTGTGGCAAAATTTGAATCTCACCTAATTTGATAGATTAATTTCTAAAGTCGTATAGGGAAGATATTTGATttacacaaaaagaaaaatggtgGTAGAGGAGGGGACAATATTCTTTTCCTACTACACTAGTTTCTTTTTTGTGTGAGAATCTCTACTAAACAAACGAAAAATGTgtaaattacatatttttactaaaatgagaataattttaatttacagCAAAACTATAGCACTAACACTGAAGATAAAATAGAAAGTGAATTCATTCATCAAGTTTGATAAATTTCTtcaaattataaatcaaataaaatatacacaagaaaaatttataaaacttgAGAAGACAGAGGTAAATTAATAATGGCCATGGATTCCGCTGCAAAATCTTGAGTACCAAAAAAAGCTTTCATGATAAGGGGGCCACCATCAACACACCTTCAACCTCCATGGAAGATGAATCCATAGTACTCCATACCATGTCCATGTCCATGACATGATGATGATTCCATGAAGAATCTCATCACGTGAACTCTAATCCCATGTGACACCCTCTGTTTCATGTCTCCCCTGTTAATTTCCCACTATCACCATCACAAAACGACGCCGTTCTTTTTGTACGGACCCACCATAACGGTTAACGTTTCATTCACCAACATCTCCAATACTTTCCCTTCAATTTCCGCTACCAActtttcctcttcttcttcttcttccttaaCTTCATCCATCACCATCTTCATCTCTATCAACCCATCAATGTCTTCTAAAACCTCACATTTCGCACGTGGGAAGCTCCCAACTTTTTTCCAAACTGTTTCCAACAATAACCCACGGTAACATTTTGGTTTAGTGAGGATTTCCGACAATACTTCATCGACTAAATCAAACAGTAATCTACGGTTACAACGTGGACCCACTTGATTTTTCTGCGTAAAGTTTATATCTTTATGGTTGTTGGGAATTGAAACTAAGGAATTAGTTGTTGGGTAGAGTTCAAGACGGTGGAAAATTGATGGGTCTAATGGATGTGTTGAAGAGAACCATTGAAAATGTTGAAGGCTGGTTATTGTTGCTCTGTGTATTCCGGTACGGCTTAGAATGGTTGTAATGTATTGATATTCTGGCCCTTCTTCTTCGGCTCCGGCGGCGGCGATTGAACCGTTAGTGGTTCCTCGGGTGGCGAGTGTGTACTTTTGGCGCGAACAATTAAATAACTGTGacatgtttttggcttcttggACATCATCATTTACCTGTTGTTAAtccaaaataatattaaaaattgtgtaaataaattaaaaaacgcaattttttttgcagtaaaaaagtttaaattgaaaatattggTACCTGTTTTTGAGGGATTTTTGTAGCTAGAGGAGAAGGGTGTGTTTTGAGAGGGAGAAGATTTGGGACAGAGTTATTTGAAAGTGGATGAGTTTTCttgcttttggttttgatatAATTAGCTTTAGTGGTTGATGATGATGGTCGGAGAATGAATGATTCTTCTTGCTTGTTTCTGATTGATGATGACTGTGGAGGCTTATTGTTGTTCCGTGGACTCAAATTCCCAGGTGCTGTTTTCTTGCATTTTGGGAAAGTTTTTTTGTCCTCCTT from Trifolium pratense cultivar HEN17-A07 linkage group LG1, ARS_RC_1.1, whole genome shotgun sequence includes these protein-coding regions:
- the LOC123901546 gene encoding structural maintenance of chromosomes protein 4; amino-acid sequence: MSSNNPLLQPEIGPDGLAREASVIGYTERIIEEEQLQLQKYIQENYSKIRNVERELANLTLEMKLTAGPKKSALEHLRKKIEQSTEKIRAAKLKEEQARKAWESAAKVVKEEEEIKQKLCEDLSNLVQESSQSQFDRLAELKRRLEALNPSHATTNVSHDGRSESSSQDSKTQDSSSIPNTRESSGGSTAGVTNQSNGQKVAVTDRPNQQLPNEGDGKSKKKVNFQLKGKGIGAVSKGRSNAPGWTGAGFDA